One Triticum dicoccoides isolate Atlit2015 ecotype Zavitan chromosome 5B, WEW_v2.0, whole genome shotgun sequence genomic window carries:
- the LOC119309881 gene encoding homeobox-leucine zipper protein HOX11-like, producing the protein MELGLSLGEAMADAGRELVLGLGVGPGARREEEGRRGQDVIAAVDRRGLALGCGSSPEPTMRLTLLPMVPSLGFPWPSESRHLEASTRGFDVNQAPSSGGSAWGACTAGAAAEEEQEDTAAAARAAVSSSPNDSGGSFPMDFSAQGDRGASDAAPGAGGSRGSDEDDGGSARKKLRLSKEQAAFLEESFKEHSTLNPRQKVALAKQLNLRPRQVEVWFQNRRARTKLKQTEVDCEYLKRCCETLTEENRRLQKELAELRALKTVHPFYMHLPATTLSMCPSCERVASNSAPGTAAAPSPAPASAAPAPASGAGIGAAAAPEQHRPSSFAALFSSARSFPLASSQPQAPLPAPSSS; encoded by the exons ATGGAGCTGGGGTTGAGCTTGGGGGAGGCCATGGCGGACGCCGGCCGGGAGCTGGTTCTTGGGCTCGGGGTCGGCCCGGGggcgaggagggaggaggaggggaggaggggccaGGATGTCATCGCCGCCGTCGACAGGAGGGGGCTCGCGTTGGGGTGCGGCTCTTCGCCGGAGCCGACGATGCGGCTCACGCTTCTGCCCATGGTGCCCAGCCTCGGCTTCCCGTGGCCGTCCGAGAGCA GGCATTTGGAGGCGTCGACGCGGGGGTTCGACGTGAACCAGGCGCCGTCCTCCGGGGGCTCGGCCTGGGGCGCCTgcacggcgggggcggcggcggaggaagagcaggAGGACACCGCCGCGGCAGCGCGGGCGGCCGTCTCGTCCTCGCCCAACGACAGCGGGGGCTCCTTCCCGATGGACTTCTCCGCGCAGGGCGACCGCGGCGCCAGCGACGCCGCCCCGGGCGCCGGCGGCTCCCGCGGCAGCGACGAAGACGACGGCGGCTCGGCGCGCAAGAAGCTGCGCCTCTCCAAGGAGCAGGCCGCGTTCCTGGAGGAGAGCTTCAAGGAGCACAGCACCCTCAACCCC AGGCAGAAGGTGGCGCTGGCGAAGCAGCTCAACCTCCGGCCGCGCCAGGTGGAGGTGTGGTTCCAGAACCGCAGGGCCAG GACGAAGCTGAAGCAGACGGAGGTGGACTGCGAGTACCTGAAGCGCTGCTGCGAGACGCTGACGGAGGAGAACCGGCGGCTGCAGAAGGAGCTGGCGGAGCTGCGCGCGCTCAAGACGGTGCACCCCTTCTACATGCACCTCCCGGCGACCACCCTCTCCATGTGCCCGTCCTGCGAGCGCGTCGCCTCCAACTCCGCCCCGGGCACCGCCGCGGCCCCCTCGCCCGCGCCGGCGTCCGCTGCCCCCGCGCCCGCCTCAGGCGCAGGCATTGGGGCGGCAGCCGCTCCGGAGCAGCACAGGCCCTCGTCGTTCGCCGCGCTGTTCTCGTCGGCCAGGAGCTTCCCGCTGGCCTCGTCCCAGCCCCAAGCTCCATTGCCGGCGCCGTCGAGCTCGTGA